The Marinobacter szutsaonensis sequence CGCCGTCGCCGTAAGTCGCCGTCCCGCCCCGGCAAAAAGCCTGGCGCGAATAAATGGCAGGTTACTGATTCCACTCCAGAAAAGCCGAAAGCACGCCGCCGACCCCAATCCCGCAAGTAAGGCTGCGGGAAGGGTCCGGAAAAATCCGGAGTGGGGCAATCAAAATGTCGGACAAGGGGGTGGGGCCAGTGCAAGCCTGTGCTAAACTCCAGCGCTTGTGACTGTATTCATCCAGGAAGTGAGCGCCAGAATTTATGAGGTTTCAGGCTCCTGAAAGTTTGTCCGAACAGATTGCCCAGCACCTGGGGCAAAGGATCGTTACCCGTGATCTCAAGCCAGGCGAGCGAATCCAGGAACTCAAGGTCGCCGGCGAACTGAACGTGAGCCGCGGCTCGGTCCGTGAGGCCCTGCTGATCATGCAGCGGCGGCACCTGGTGGAAATCTTTCCCCGCCGGGGCGCCGTGGTTTCAGGACTGACGGCCGATAGCGTCAATAACCTCTACGATATCTACATTGATCTCCTGTGCATGCTGGGGCGAAAAGTGCTCGAGCGCTGGTCCGGTGAGGAGCTGGGTGGCGTCATGGGCCAGGTCCGGGAGCTGCAGGCGGTGATCGACGCCCTCAACTCCAACAGTGCCGATGCGGCGGAACAGGTGATCGACGCCGGCTTCGGCGTCATGCGCTATGCCTACCGTCTGGTGGAGAATCCGTTCCTGGAGGAGACCCTGGAGAATTTCCGGCCCGCCATCAGCCGCACCTACTTTGTGGCACTGGAGCATTTCCGGGAAGAGATCGATGAGACGGCAACTTTCTTCCGCCAGC is a genomic window containing:
- a CDS encoding GntR family transcriptional regulator yields the protein MSEQIAQHLGQRIVTRDLKPGERIQELKVAGELNVSRGSVREALLIMQRRHLVEIFPRRGAVVSGLTADSVNNLYDIYIDLLCMLGRKVLERWSGEELGGVMGQVRELQAVIDALNSNSADAAEQVIDAGFGVMRYAYRLVENPFLEETLENFRPAISRTYFVALEHFREEIDETATFFRQLADAATAGDADRLQAAIQAFGEHQRQQVLSILRDEESA